In the Kaistia algarum genome, one interval contains:
- a CDS encoding ring-cleaving dioxygenase: MELALGGFHHLTAITANASGNLDFYTRILGLRLVKKTVNQDDTSAYHLFYGDGAASPGSDITFFDWPASPARRGNQSVSRTGFRADGDSLGWWRDHLKAAGVKASDIAEIGGRPTLNFEDPEGQRLALVANGQPFDAHPWERSTVPAEHQILGLGPITMSVPNLAPTRQVLETVMNMKEVRDYPVSAISSNTVHVFEMGPGGPAAELHVAVEPELPQAREGAGGVHHVAFRTPDYEGLKAWTERVRGFRVPSSGEVERYYFRSLYFREPNGVLFEIATDIPGFAADEPMETLGEKLSLPPFLEGRRASIEANLKPL; the protein is encoded by the coding sequence ATGGAACTCGCCCTCGGAGGCTTCCATCATCTGACCGCGATCACCGCGAATGCGTCGGGAAATCTCGATTTCTACACGCGCATCCTCGGCCTTCGCCTGGTCAAGAAGACCGTGAACCAGGACGACACCAGCGCCTATCACCTCTTCTATGGCGACGGTGCCGCGTCTCCCGGCTCGGACATCACCTTCTTCGACTGGCCGGCCAGCCCGGCGCGCCGCGGCAATCAGTCCGTCAGCCGCACCGGCTTCCGCGCCGATGGCGACAGCCTCGGCTGGTGGCGCGATCATCTGAAGGCTGCCGGCGTCAAGGCGAGCGACATCGCCGAGATCGGCGGCCGTCCGACCCTGAATTTCGAGGATCCGGAAGGCCAGCGCCTGGCGCTCGTCGCCAATGGCCAGCCCTTCGACGCCCATCCCTGGGAAAGAAGCACCGTTCCGGCCGAACACCAGATCCTCGGCCTCGGTCCGATCACCATGAGCGTGCCGAACCTGGCGCCGACGCGGCAGGTGCTGGAGACGGTCATGAACATGAAGGAGGTGCGTGACTATCCGGTGAGCGCGATCTCGTCCAACACCGTGCATGTCTTCGAGATGGGCCCCGGCGGTCCGGCAGCCGAACTGCATGTCGCGGTCGAACCGGAACTGCCGCAGGCCCGCGAGGGCGCCGGCGGGGTCCATCACGTCGCCTTCCGCACGCCGGACTATGAAGGGCTGAAGGCCTGGACCGAGCGCGTGCGCGGCTTCCGCGTCCCCTCTAGCGGCGAAGTCGAGCGCTATTATTTCCGCTCGCTCTATTTCCGCGAGCCGAACGGCGTGCTCTTCGAGATCGCGACCGACATACCGGGCTTCGCCGCCGACGAGCCGATGGAAACGCTTGGCGAGAAGCTGTCGCTGCCGCCGTTCCTGGAAGGGCGCCGCGCCTC